DNA from Rhinatrema bivittatum chromosome 16, aRhiBiv1.1, whole genome shotgun sequence:
agttttaaatgtttaattaattatgtttttaattttattttactgtagcACCCAATGAGTGGTATAATACAGCTTTGTAAGCTATTCCAAGCTATCCAAGTGGTtggataaacataagaacatatgaagtgCACTGCTAGATCAGACCAATGCATACCAGTTTTGACAGTATCCAATCCGGGTGCGTTGGAAGTTCACGATAGATCCTAAAGGGGAGATCAATTGCCTGCTGCTCATTTCTAGAAGAGTAAatccccaagtctacttggcttATAATTGCTAATGGACCAGAATATTGTCCAAAACTGATGACAGGATGTTAATCTCTTAGAAGTGCTAATCCTCTTTAACTATTTGAAATgattttgtcatctgttttgttttttttttattttaatagctTTACATTTAATTATTAATAGCAATGATTccctcatagaaacatgatggcagaaaatgatttATGGCCCATCTAGTCCATCCATCAAACCTGCTACTTTACTCTGCCAATACCACATCTGGGATAAATGGTCTAGCCTTGGCCCCAGCTCTTCAAAGAGATGATTATGGCCCCCATGTTTGGATATTTTCTatttaaaacttctctgtctgtACTATTAAAGTTGTGCTATGTGTAAAAATAGTAATGAAAGTACAACCAGGAAGGAAAATACAACCAGGAAGGAAAATTTCCttactgatgatgtcattgatGTTTATTATAAAGTATGAATCCTGTGCATTAAAACAAATGATGATGTCATTAACTCTGTGGTAATTTGGTCCACTTGATGGTTCAACATTAAAAAGGGACACTCTTCATTAATTTCCTCAGATCAAGTTGTACAAAAAAGATGGCAACCTTCAATAGAACAACGTTGACTGTCTTTATTCTTGTAGGATTCCCAGCCCAGATGGAAATGCCCCTCTTTGTGCTTTTTCTGGGCATGTACACATTAACGGTGATGGCGAACATTGTCATAATTGCCACAGTAAGGACTGAGCCACGTCTCCATACCCCCATGTATCTCTTCTTATCCAACTTCTCCTTCATGGAGATCTGGTACACAACAGTCACTGTCCCCAAAATGCTGGAAAATTTCCTGGAGGAACATGAAACTATTTCTGTCATGGGATGCATTTGTCAGCTCTATTTCTTTTTTGCTTTGGGGACAACAGAATGTGTCCTTCTGGCTGTTATGGCATATGACCGTTATTTAGCCATATGTAACCCCTTGCGTTACCCAGCCATCATGACCAACAGGACTTGCAGGCAACTGGCACTCGGTTCTTGGATCAGTGGTTTCTTGGCTCCTTTGCCTCTGTCAATCTCCACAACATATTTGTCCTTTTGTGgtccaaacaccattaaccatttCTTTTGTGATTTGTCACCGGTCTTGCAGCTGTCTTGCACAGATCCGTACATCAGTGAAATGATATTCTTCACTTTCTCCTGGGTTGTCATATTGTGCTCTTTCCTCCAGACAATGGTCTCTTACGTGTTCATCATCACCACCATACTGAGAATCCCTTCTGCCCTGGGAAGGCAGAAGGCTTTCAATACCTGTGCTTCCCACCTCACTGTGGTCAGCATATTCTATGGCTCTATCATATTTATGTATGTGAGACCCAAGGCAAACTATTCCTATGATTTAGATAAAGTGGTGTCTGTTTTCTACTGTGTGGTCACTCCACTCTTGAACCCCATGATCTATAACCTACGAAACAAGGAAGTAAAAGATGCTATTAGCAAGATGCTAAGCAGAAGTATATGTTCCTAAATTTAACGCATTCATCATAATGCTATTGCCATTATTATTATATAAACTCTGCCATTTCAGGTACCCAATTAGATTTGTTTAACTGAAGTATTTTTGTCAGTAGAATTAATGCTGCATTATTGAAACTGCAGCATTttgggaaattattttttcatacATAGCAGTATTGTACAGCAGTCCTCACACTACTAACCATTATAAAagccttgatttaaaaaaaaatctttagattGGTCAGACAGCATCATGTAATTGTGCATTAGCATCTTTACATCCTGAAGTGAAGCCTGGGTCTGAAATGTGATATAAATTGCTATGCAGATATATTATCTCCACTGTATAAGACAGGGCTATTCACTGAGGCCTTTGGCCCCTAGTGGAGGCGTATTGCCCCTGACCATTCTTGACCCAGAGTTCCTGGTCTGAGTATTGTTGCTGTTTCTGCTGTTCTAttctgttgtaaaaaaaaaaaaatggattgttCCTCTTCCATGCAGACACTTTTAATGATTTGTTATTGAATTTCTTGCATTGTTCATTGACTTTGCCCTATATTCTTGTTGCTCCTTGGTTGTACTGGAACATGCTTTGATGTCGCCTGCTAAGGCTGTCAACAATAGAAAATAGAACAAAATCTTTTCATCTACGATTTGAAGGTCAGAGGATCTATAATAAGCTCATAAAGAAaactccaatattcaaaagcaAGTGAGGGCAATGCATTGGTATGGTGTGGATTTCAAATTTGAACCTTTAGAAAATGGGCCTCAGATCAAGATAATTTTCAATAAAGGAGGTGCCAGTCTCATGCTCCACTGTCTCCTCTGAATTTGACCCCAGTTAGTCCATGTGCACCTGAGTTGTTGTGGTTTtagatggatggatggatttaaCCAGAACACAAGTGCTTTTTAAAACAAAGTTGGAAAAAACCTCAAAGGAACCATACCCATGCCCTTCACAGCATCACAACATTTCTTAGATCTGTTGGATGATGCATTCCCATCCCATAACTGCATGAGACAATAAAAGGtgccaatctgggtcagaccaaactcCCTCGaatccagcatcctctctctaatagtagccaatccaggtcacaagtactcggTATGAacccaaagaataggtccaatccttcttgctcatgaTCAGGGATAAGTAGTAGGTTCCCAAATCTACATGGGCTAATAGC
Protein-coding regions in this window:
- the LOC115077310 gene encoding olfactory receptor 6F1-like, with translation MATFNRTTLTVFILVGFPAQMEMPLFVLFLGMYTLTVMANIVIIATVRTEPRLHTPMYLFLSNFSFMEIWYTTVTVPKMLENFLEEHETISVMGCICQLYFFFALGTTECVLLAVMAYDRYLAICNPLRYPAIMTNRTCRQLALGSWISGFLAPLPLSISTTYLSFCGPNTINHFFCDLSPVLQLSCTDPYISEMIFFTFSWVVILCSFLQTMVSYVFIITTILRIPSALGRQKAFNTCASHLTVVSIFYGSIIFMYVRPKANYSYDLDKVVSVFYCVVTPLLNPMIYNLRNKEVKDAISKMLSRSICS